The nucleotide sequence GTAATATAGAGACTTTCAATTATGCATTCTCACAAAGTATTCAAGCGAGAAGTGAGATGAAGGAAGGCATCTTGTCTGCAGGGAATTGTTAGACCACCCATGGGATGATCAAACCCGAATTCTTCTTCAGCCTCACTTGGCAAGTCTTGAAATTCAGGCTCATTCAGGAATGATACTGGAATTACATATCTCTGCTTTTCGTTCTCGCCAACATAAACTGCAAAATAACCTTTTGGGACATCTACTAAATTAGTTGAAGCTCCTCTGGTTGTATTTGAAAAGGACCGCCTAAGAAGTTTCTTAGCAGGAAGTACAGCCGGAAGACGGAAACCCATTTTTGAAGATCTCGAGATCGAAAGTTCAGAAAATAGAACTTGCAGATCAAGGAAAAGTACTTGAGAATTTTTAGACTAGAGAGTTTGTAGAGTTGAAGTTGGCGGTCATAAACGCAGTCATACGGTATATATAGTTGAAAAGCTCGTGTAGGATTCCTCTCTTGAAAGAAACATGTGGTCCAAACAATACAATCTGGCTGGGGTATAAACTGGAACAAGGGCTGATGAGTGATCACATGGTTTTGTCTTCCAAATATCATCAAGCAATTAGGCAAAATATGTGGAGCAAAATCAGTTGTTTCTAttttcatatttaaattttaggctCCATGTGATTCAACAGATACAAAGTCTCAATCACTACTGAGGAGTCTTAGTGATGACTGAAAGACAGTGCCATGTGAACCTTCAAATGCTAATGTCTCGAAGACCGGTCACGCCAACTACTAGAGATTTTCCCTACATCGATTGTCTTATCAATTTGGACATGAAATAAAAGAAGCAAAGATAGCCAGTGGTATAGAAAACTTGGAGCTATGAAAGAGTACTTCATCCACAAATGCATGTTGAATTAATCACCCGCATAATAAAATGCCTGTCTCAAGTATGTCTCTCTGATCTTTTAGGGTAATATTCTTCCCAAaggatttaattattttagtcttAATAGACAAGTCCATGtgattttattgaaatagattATAAGGATAGGTTGTAACTATCATTATAGCTAGTCGTGGGTTAAAGTGATGACTACAACCTTTACCTACTTATCATCACTTGTCAATCATCCTTCCTACTCCTCAACCTTTTCCTTAATTTTAGGGTTACTTTACTTGTAATTTGTGCGTAGGGAGTGTCCGGCTTTTAGGGCATAAGCATGGGATTGTTGTAGTTGTTGTAAACAAGGATTGCATGTTCTTTGTCTATTGGTTTTGTAGCCGGTTTTCTTGGCTCTCTATAGGAGCCTTCACACTTGTCAATCATACTACAATCAATATACAGACCTTGAAATTCAACATGGTATCTATGCATATCTTCTTcaacctcttcttcttcctataGCTCTTTTAAATGACTGAGGAAAATCCTTTTAGTATTGATGCTGAAAGTTCTAGTGTTTCACCCACTTCAAATTTTACTGAAGTGGAATTAAGTTAGCCCCAACCAAAAACTCTTTTACTGGATGGGTTCAACTACCTTCCATGGTCACGAGCAGTTACACTTGCTTGTGGTGGAAGATCGAAGCTTGGTTACATTAATGGAACCATCCAGGCACCTGTAATCCCTTCACCCTTATATGAGAAATGGCTATGCAAGGATCAACTTGTCATGTCTTGGCTCCTCAACTCCATGGAGAGGAAgcttgttgagatcttcagcTACTTAGAGTCATCATTTCATCCCTGGAAGAATGTCAATGAGATGTATGGTAATCAAAACAACGCTGCTTGAATCTTCCATCTTAAAAGGATATTGCTGGTTTGCAACAAGGAAGTAGGTCATTTGTTCAACACTTAGGTGGTATCAAAGGTATGTGGAATGAGTTCGATGTGTATAGATCTCACACTGCTGATGCTTCTGTTCTTCTGAAgagagttgaagaagataagaTCCTTCAACTCTTGGCTAGTCTTAGCTTATATTATGAAAATTTGTGCAGCCACATTCTGATGAACACTGAGTTGCCCTCATTCTCAAGTGTGTGTGCTTGTGCTTATTTTGCTTGAAGAAACTCAAAAGAAAGCGATGAATCTTGAAACAAATAACAGTTTTCCTGAATCTTGGGCATATGTTTCAAGCCACCAGTTTTCTGATGATAGCAGCTACAAGGTTAAGAGGTCTGATCTGAAGTGCAAACATTGCAATGGTGGTGGACATACTATTAATAGATGTTGTATTCTACATCCTGAGCTCAAGCCAAAATTCCAAAAGGACTACAAGGGTTCTCAGAGAAATTCACATACATCCATATACAAGGCAAAACATGCAACTATGGCCGTTCCTTCTTCCTTAAGTGAAGGTTTGATTGACTTCACCTCAAATCCAGCAAACGAGATCAATGAGTTTGCTGTCTATCTACCAGGCAAACAAATAGGTGGTGATCACAAGAATGCAGATGGGCATGGAGTTGAGAATCCAATTGCATTGCTGAGTAAATTTGCGAGGTTTCTAGCTGATTATGATCATGGTGTCTCAAGATATCcctgtgaacacgaaaatttcctgaaacgaaagagacaagaacaacgtgtacaaacaaatatttgtattttgatgattttgggttacaatctatctcaaatttgatcatctgattcgatctccgtaaggtgttgatttgtggatgtttcgttgatctaagggccgttgaggcttgatcttggatgaactgttggaagtttcttcaaggggccgtgggcttgatctttgaaggtggatttgagcggatcttcaaggagccgttggggcttgatcttgaggatgaatgtttcttcaaaggccgttaaagcttgatcttgaataacggtgatgagcggatcttcaagggcttttgggcttgatcttgaagaacagtgatgaacggatcttcaaaggcttttgggcttgatcttgaagaatggtggcttgttgatccaagggccgtcggggcttgatcttggaagaacgatgaacgaagaacgaagaatgaagaaggctttcttcaagggccgtcggggcttgatcttaaaggtggatgattgttgatccaagggccgtcggggcttgatcttggatgaacgatgaacgaaggacgaagaacgaagaaggctttcttgattcttcgggatgaacggatgatgaacgatgaacactttcttcaagggccgtaggggcttgatctcgaattggtggaagttcttcaagggcctttggggcttgatcttgaattggtgattgttgatccaagggtcgtcggggcttgatcttggaagaacgatgaacaaaGAATgaataacactttcttcaagggccgtcggggcttgatcttgaattggtggatgattgttgatccaaagggccgtttgggcttgatcttaggatgaacgatgaacgaagaacgaagagagctttcttgattcttcgggaacctggatgtttgagagcttcggagtttcaaagcttcagagCTTGCTTAATGATTTTTTGGTTcccctaaatgaatgaattagccttctatttatagaaatttccaaggcctaattttgaatataatattccagatgaaataagtcatttctgccagatgttgacacgtgtcctatttgatgacttttccaacttatttcgattttttttgtttagacatacGCTACGTGtagaatttatgtaatacatgagcgtcgaaactttgatttatcggtcaacatttatttaccgaaatttcgatgtctacaaatgctcccacttcaaggcgtgtcgtatacatgtgcttgtcacgtgtaggagatgcgttttgaagtcccttactgtagatgtcgatccaagggccatcgaggcttgatcttgaattgggctggagatttcttcaagggccgttaaggcttgatcttgaattgggcttgagatttcttcaagggccgtcgaggcttcatcttgaaggttgaatttGGACCACAatgagcttcatgtggtagatgatctttggctttggtagtggatgaattggcacatatttgttttttgcgcttgttgactttccacagctttgatcttgaactgggtttgattcaagggtggtggacacttgatcttgaatcggtcttgtgatttcttccagggctgtcgaggcttgattttgaatttggctggaagcttcttcaagggccattgaaGCTTGATTCTTGagggttgactcgaacacatgacaagcaggcacgaggtgaaggtgacgacttgttgctctgttcaatctttctaattcacacctgagcagtttggtcaatggtatgatcttcaagattgatgggctcttcttccagttggtgacttgatctttaaggatttgattcaagggtggtgaaacggcacatgcagtccgcaacgcctagtaagtcgacccaagaatttgagggtcaaaacgagttcaccgtccagagtgattgcaaccctgatgatatgagatacttttgattttgaagaagtagcggatgaatcggcacgtgctttgttgcacttgtctccacatgcttcaaggtatcattttcatttcctttatctgttcctcaggcagatgtggcattttctcgagttcctcatctcagactccttctgctgagttgactgtgcaggctgcattcttctctgcttgtttcttctgcacgttgtctccacatgctgcaaagtatcattttcacttgccttatctgttcttcaggcagatgtggcagcttctttggaagtacagcagcagtgggagacgagtactcgagagcagtgctaagtaggcaatcagggaagggttccaagcagtcagttccttacctgagtttgagtggaggttccggcatattgttttctttatccttgtctttgcaggtaagaacaaggacaaaggaaatgacggggagaaagcatgatatgagatactcttgctttctaccctgttgatatgagatacttttgctttggtgtcatttgtttgcagaggtaccccaaggaataagaaacactgagtaactcgagaggcttcgttgggaaggcattctcggagatgaagaaaggttcttgGAGATGAAGAGaggttctcggagatgaagaaaggttctcggagatgaagaaaggttatgtatgtctgccttgctatggaaggtgaagatggacagttataggaagtctTTTAATacttgtagaggtactattctttcactcgtgtcggcaaccaatgcgtgattgatcggtatggcttcacgtgctttcttctttatcagaaatctttgacaaattgtccgtaatttccgccaagctgagtgtgcatgtgacaggtgttgacgaggctgaaaaaagactggcgcctcttcgaaatctgggatcggcgcttcgacaaattgcccgtgatttccgcaaagctgagtttgcgcgtgacgggtgctgacgaggctgaaaaagactggcgcctcttcgatatctgggattggcgctttaacaaattgcccgtgatttctgcaaagctgagtttgcacgtgacgggtgctaacgcgtctggaaaagcaagatgcttcttcaatttctgagcttgcctcttcgatttttgaattggcctcttcgaattctgagctcgcttcttcaatctctgaaatcccgtcgagtgttgatt is from Malus sylvestris chromosome 5, drMalSylv7.2, whole genome shotgun sequence and encodes:
- the LOC126620886 gene encoding auxin-induced protein 15A-like, with translation MGFRLPAVLPAKKLLRRSFSNTTRGASTNLVDVPKGYFAVYVGENEKQRYVIPVSFLNEPEFQDLPSEAEEEFGFDHPMGGLTIPCRQDAFLHLTSRLNTL